A genomic window from Elaeis guineensis isolate ETL-2024a chromosome 3, EG11, whole genome shotgun sequence includes:
- the LOC105041743 gene encoding uncharacterized protein isoform X2: MHPTITHLRSVPLHSHARYKPKWLGTWTWQQKCWHHAIKSKQSPPLASGGGWPPCGRNRAERCCKEKIEEDSCDSKNIGEIMGYCRFLSLLLISALLSLSLSEGLGRRIGILRPVDKGGHSFEPEEESSGREMLEMEKDYKEPGANTNPRNGDPFNPPLRPPRP; this comes from the exons ATgcatccaaccatcacacatctaCGAAGTGTCCCTCTTCATTCACATGCTCGCTATAAGCCAAAGTGGCTTGGGACGTGGACTTGGCAACAAAAGTGCTGGCATCATGCCATTAAGAGCAAACAGTCCCCACCACTGGCTAGTGGCGGTGGCTGGCCGCCCTGTGGCAGAAATAGAGCAGAGAGGTGCTGCAAGGAAAAAATTGAGGAGGATTCTTGTGATTCTAAGAACATAGGAGAGATAATGGGCTACTGtcgctttctctctcttcttctcatcTCAGCccttctttccctctccctctctgaaG GACTTGGAAGAAGGATTGGAATTCTGAGGCCTGTTGATAAAGGAGGGCATTCCTTTGAGCCTGAG GAGGAAAGCTCGGGAAGggaaatgttggagatggagaaGGACTACAAGGAACCCGGAGCCAACACCAACCCAAGGAATGGAGACCCCTTCAACCCCCCACTTCGGCCACCAAGGCCTTGA
- the LOC105041743 gene encoding uncharacterized protein isoform X1: MHPTITHLRSVPLHSHARYKPKWLGTWTWQQKCWHHAIKSKQSPPLASGGGWPPCGRNRAERCCKEKIEEDSCDSKNIGEIMGYCRFLSLLLISALLSLSLSEGVTGLGRRIGILRPVDKGGHSFEPEEESSGREMLEMEKDYKEPGANTNPRNGDPFNPPLRPPRP, encoded by the exons ATgcatccaaccatcacacatctaCGAAGTGTCCCTCTTCATTCACATGCTCGCTATAAGCCAAAGTGGCTTGGGACGTGGACTTGGCAACAAAAGTGCTGGCATCATGCCATTAAGAGCAAACAGTCCCCACCACTGGCTAGTGGCGGTGGCTGGCCGCCCTGTGGCAGAAATAGAGCAGAGAGGTGCTGCAAGGAAAAAATTGAGGAGGATTCTTGTGATTCTAAGAACATAGGAGAGATAATGGGCTACTGtcgctttctctctcttcttctcatcTCAGCccttctttccctctccctctctgaaG GTGTAACAGGACTTGGAAGAAGGATTGGAATTCTGAGGCCTGTTGATAAAGGAGGGCATTCCTTTGAGCCTGAG GAGGAAAGCTCGGGAAGggaaatgttggagatggagaaGGACTACAAGGAACCCGGAGCCAACACCAACCCAAGGAATGGAGACCCCTTCAACCCCCCACTTCGGCCACCAAGGCCTTGA